The following nucleotide sequence is from Mangifera indica cultivar Alphonso chromosome 1, CATAS_Mindica_2.1, whole genome shotgun sequence.
GTTAGAGATCATCAACGTCTTCTTTTGAAACGAAGACAAAAATCATCTTCATTCTCATATGAAAACAATTTGTCATCTTTATTTGAGTCGAAGACTGCCCAggctaagagagagagagagaccaagaggaagagagaagtAGGGGAGGGAGAAAGAAAACGGTTGGAGCTAGTGATAGTCATCAAAAGTGGTGATAAtttcaaaaccttaaaaaaaattatcacttttcaaatattgagtaaaaaaaattgctaaattttttaatttataaaaaaatgtgataaatttttattttttaatatttgtaattaaataaaatttttatttttaatacaaataatgaATTCAATAGAATGATAAGGCATTTAAACTTTAGAAAATTAATGAGTGCATggttttaccaaattttttgTGTGGAAATGTGTCTTTTggatttcatttatttttatttcataataataagCATCCTGAGCACCCACCCATGCGAAACCCAAAAATGATTGCCCTTTTCTGCATGCGCAAATTTTCTAACTATATATTACGGACAACTATATTTACAATCAAGTCTCTCACTTCCAAACAAAACCCTTATGACCTCACCAAACTTGTACCACAGTCAGATCTCAATCAGACGAAGCTAATGATCAATGTAAGTTTATATTTAAGTTAGAGCTCTTCTTTCTTCTGATTGGTTAATGtgattcatcatcattaatctCACAACcgtagaaaaattaattaaattaccaagGTGTTTAGATCGAgcgaaaaaaaaatatttactaaacTCGCACCGAGTTCTCCTACTTCTTCGTCATTCTTACTTTCAACGTACAAAATTTGAGAAGAATTAAGAAGAGAgtgtataatttggtttaaattatgaaattagattaaattatttaaaaattataatttgtttagttttgtttatttgataaatttttacaatatagttttcaattttaattgcaaTTAGGAGATTTTTAAAtccaactaaaaaataaaatctatttttaaaaaaaatatatatacacatatatatttgataaaagtttttaataGATTACTAATTAGAGATAcagtttgtttttttatactgattttgtcattttcttatattatgtatatatattttatatttattttacaaatttatattatatttttgaaagttataatttaattactttattaaataatatatatttataaatgaatgattttaataaatttaaatcgtAATTTAACCAgatcaaaatatgtttttttaatttggtttgaagcataaaatggtttggtttgaaaaattttcaaattgtttctaTTTTTAAGTTTGGTATCAAAAAACTTCAAACTGTGCCAAACAGAATGATGCATACCCCTAACTATTGATACCAAAATGtttcataaaaattttgtatttaatatatgtaGTAATCTGTTAATTTATAACAGTAATTATGACAAAGGTTTTAAGAAAGTAAATGTTGGCGATAGGGAAACAATTCTTTAAATACAttcaatttaagaaaaatatcctatTGACGCCAGATTACCTTTTTTTCATGTagtaatatttataaacaaactaATAAACTGCATCCAGCTAAACCCAACACATTAGCATCGACTAATGCTCttgttttataaattcaatcaatgtaatgaaactaaattcaaacttgttttatatttatatggaGAATCAATTTCACTTGAATGatattaaaagacaaaatttcaaacataagaaaaatgtaaaaacaTTGTTTACTAATTACTAGGACCAACTAATAGAGGTTGGTGTATATGAGAATTCACATTAACCAAaccataatttatatatataacttaaattGTGATGATTAGGGTTGAATTTGggttgaattgaatttgagctcAACCGAGCTTGATTCAGTTCAGTTGATGAACAAACAAGCTTGAGCTCTAGCTCAAGCTAAACAAGCTAAGAAAATGGCtactcaagcttgagctcatgAGCTATTCATAGTttcttaaagttaaaaaaaaaaaaaaaacccctaaaAAATGCTTTAACCGTTCTTAATCAATACAACCAACTTTCCTCTAATATAAGAATATtgctaacaaaaaaaatagaagcCTACGAAGTACAAGTGATTTGGAATAGATCAGGTTAACAAAATAGCACACCACCATGCCAATGGTCGTAGCATTTCTTAAGTTCATGGATAGAACACATAAACAAAATAACCTAAAGATTCAAGGTTCTCAAGAGTAAAACTTGATATGGCTTTGTCTCAAAACTGAACACAACAACACAGAAAAGCAATAATAGACAAAACGCCAAATTAGAAACTCTAATTCCAAAATTAGGGTGTAGCAAGAAGATTGAAGAAGAGAAGGCCAAAATTAGGGTGAGGCAATAACGGAGTCGATTGGAACAGATGTCATCAACGGAGACAAAGATTGATGAGATTGCTATTAGTGAAAGctaaaagaagaaggagaagggTAGAAGATTGAAGTGAAGATATGTGTGTGAAGGCTTGAAGGGTGAAgcaagggaaaaagaaaaacctctTAACTTTCACTCTAATTTTTCATTGGAACGACACTATCCACTTAATGAGTCTAATGACACTTGGGCGGCTCAACTAGCTCATGAGTCATTCAACTACATTGCTTGACCTCATTTACACTTATATACAaagctcgagttcgagtttAAACATGTTTTTGTTCGATTCATTTTGTGCTCATTCGAaatgagtttgaactcaaaatcaaacaaacttggttcaaatctaaccctaatgaTGACTAACTGATTTGCATTCTAAAGTTGATACTTTTGACACAaccttaattgaattaattctttaaTCGAGACCAAAAAAGATTAAGTATGAACacctaaatttttgttaaatatgatgagttcaatttgattatCATCCACACTAtgataattaaactttaactcataatatatattattagctAGTTGTTTAATTGTTGTTGAGCATGAGATCAAGAAATGATTAGAGAGCCAaactaatcaaataattaatgagTAATTAATTGAATGCTTGAACAATGTAATTTTTATGGCAACTTTTTGGAAAggttcatattaaaaaaaaaaaattaaaaaaagttgaacAATCTCTGAAACAAACAGgcaaaaattattcagaaaaacTTCTTGTTGTAGTGTGCATTAAGAGCAAAAGAAGCCCCCCTAGAATTTCAGTGCTTGAGATTGGAAATGATTCATCATCAATATTATTGAATGAAGATCATCAAGAAGAAGAAACCTAGCCATTGGTATTAAATGTTTACCcagagagattaaaaaaaatctcgGCCGTTTGATGTTTTTTCATTAGGGTGGGTCCACCTTCAGCCTCTCTTGTCAATCCTTCTTGTTCATCATATATACTCCttcttcataaaaaaaatcttccCAAATCATCAACCTTCTTCTTAAAGAACAGTATTACATTTTTTTGAGTTGTTAAGTTGTAGCAAACCGGTTTTCAAAAGCTCACCGTTTTACGCCATGGATATGAATCAAACTCGGCTCGGGAATCATGTATGGGAAGTTGAAATAGGGAATATCAAAGATCAAATCCTGCCTGACACAATTTCCGGATTCAATTCTCTACTTCCAAGCTATAACTTCGATCTTCAAACGCCGCAAATCACTTTCTCATCAGCCTTAAACCACCCCTTTCCATCTTCCAACTTTTTTATTGAACAAATACAACACCAACAGGAagtagaggaagaagaagagccGGAAGAGGAGCTCGGTGCTATGAAAGAGATGATGTACAGGATCGCGGCAATGCAGCAAGTGGACATCGATCCATCCACCATTCAGAAGCCAAAAAGGCGAAACATTCGCATCAGCAACGACCCCCAGAGCGTGGCGGCGCGTCACCGACGGGAAAGAATCAGCGAAAAGATGAGAATTTTGCAAAGGCTTGTCCCGGGAGGCACAAAAATGGACACGGCGTCCATGCTGGACGAGGCCATCAGCTATGTCAAATTCCTGAAAAGGCAAATTCAGTTACTGCAATCGaataataatcaacaaaacatatcaaCACAGACGCCACGCCTTGTGGACAGGCAACTTTCGCACCCAAAGACGACTACGAGTAACCCTCTTGCTTCATCAACCACCACAATCTCACACCATCAGCAGCAGCTGGGTCCTAAAGTTACAAGCCAGGATGGAAAATTAGTAAGCTCAGTCAGTGGAAAAACAATTGattaaatgtgtacatattatCGTAACGAATAGCTTGTGTTACGCACAaccatatattaaatatattataaagttttttatatcatgtataattttatataataataaggtTTTTGGAGTGTGAAAGTTGGCCGGAAAGTTTGTTTGGGGGACTCTTTTTCCGGGAATAAAACAGTGACGTGAGAAAGCCctattcaatattattaattcgCTTTTGGTGTATTTGTACATGGAGATGATCAATACGTACGAAAATGTGCATTTTTTGTCGAGGTATAAATTAAAGGATGAACGTACGTATAACCCATGTGCAAATATGATGAATGATTTGGCCATTGGAGATAGAAGAGAATTTTAGTAAGGAATGATGATCTTTGTGCAGCTTCACAAGGTTGCTTATGAACTAAAGAAGAAAGGCCTAGCACAGGAAGAAAGTGAAACCCTAGATGGAGACCCTAAGTTTTGAAATGGATTTCATTTAATTTACGGTAGGAAGAAAACTTAGGGCAAGTTTAAAtacaatttatgtttttaaagaCAACagatacaaaatataatatgaaaagtttcttcataaaaaacaataaataagcTTTCTAtcataagaataataataataattaacttaccGATGTTTAATTACGTTGactaaaatattcatttatgaACACACACACATCTTTATCAACAATTATGATAGCTAAAtcgaatatttttttatcaactaCTTGACCCTTGTTAACTGAATATTTTTCTATGGCTTAAAAAGCTTATTTGATAAACTTCGCAAGAATATTTGCCAGTGATTTTGAGAACATGCAAATAAATGAGGTCGATAAATTTTCAACCTCATATTAGTTTGTTAGGGTTCAAAATATGGTTGGTTGAACTCTTGGTCTAAAATTTGGCAGGTGAACCTTTTTTCTATACTTAAGAAGCCAAATTTTGTTGGGTCACATGGTCTTCTTCCCAGCAAACTCTTTTAACCAGTCTTACTATAATGTTTTCTTGAAGTATATATCGCTTTAAAGTTGGGCCTTTCTTTGTTctacttttatttttgaaaataaaatttagatgtattttattttggttaatgacattttcccacccaagtttgcTACGCTTATTCCACCCATGAAGTTTGAAAATAGAagatttatatattgattttgatTCTGTGAGCGCAATTTGTTGTTACACTTTCAAGTgttgtattattttttcacaATATGAAACACGTTATTGacataaaataatcaaagaGATGGTGAATAGGatttatgaaaaactaaatCACAAATTAAAGAGCaagcaaaataattataactttGATAAGCACAAAACACGAGagataaggataaaaatgtttGAGATTTATAGTGGTTTGGAGCTTTTACAATCTAAGCCTCTTACATTCACTTTTTTAAGCAATTATTTTGAAGTTCCACTATAAAGAAGAATAATATTTACAttagttatttaatattatgcCCAAGTATAACAGTTGAATCAAGATTTCACCCACAAAGTGATTGAATACAAGAGTTTGTGTGTATAATATCTTTACAAGGTTGATTACAACAAGTTTAGAGTAATGAACCTCTCAAGAGTATGAATTTAGAGCTCAATGAGAGAGTATAGAAGGTTTTTCAAGAAAGCAAAGTGTATAGCGTCATTGTGTATATTCTCTAATATTTTCCAACTCAAAATGTCTTGTTTGTATAGGCCTCAAGGGCTGGAAATGATGAAATAGTTGTTGAACAACTTGAAGTAGTCATTCacatttgaaaatgaagtttttctTGTGAAATACACACACGAATAAGCATTCATTACAGGTGCATGGTCATCCTTGAccataaaatctatttttaagacAAAGTCAACCTCAATAAACACCTCTAAAGGTTGGCTATTAACTTGAGCCATTCAAATGCATGATTGTTCATTGTGTTATATGAAGAATCATGTTAAAATTCTAGACCATGTGACACCTTGCATGAATAGTTGTATGCACGAGTGAAAATTGGCTTACATACAAATGTGCATATACCTTGAATGGTTGTAGATAGAATGTTGACTTATCTGATATTTAATGTGCACAAGGATGCATAGATTGGCCATGATTAATACCTCTCGCTCATCAGCTTTTCTTAGAACCATGAATAGTTTTGTGTGATTTTCATGTACGATCGTTCATAAAAAATTGACTAATACCCATGTTGACTTTATTTAAACATGAATGAGGTCACTTATGCATGGGAAGACTTGTTCGTTAATGGCTTCATATAAGTCCTGCACAATTGTGCATCTTAAGTGAACGGTTTTGCATTACATATTTGAAAAGTGCAAATAAATTAGAAGCCAAAACGGTCAATGGTTATAGACCATTCTTTTTAACCAACAAGTCAAAATAACAATAGAAACAACCATTCGTCTAAGGTGCATGGTTGAGCATCTACTTGTGTCTTGCATATTTCAACTTTAGTCTAAACTAGTCATGACCTAAGTCATGCCTTGGACAAATTAATACATTTCAACTTGTTTTTGTATTCGTCAAAACATTTTGGAATCCAACACAATGTTTGGTAATTTGCCAATGAAGAATTTTGGCATCCCCAAACTCACACATGTTAAACGCAAAGCATAGTATTTGCAAATTGCACATTGAACTAGTTTACcactaatattttcttaaaatttattgaaatgcTTTCACACCATcaatttttgctttcttttttttgtggTGGCGCATGTGACAGAGTTTCTTCATtgaaatattgattttctttttatcaaaataataaaaaaattaaattcatttgaattagaatccattttgatatgaatttgaaaaatgaaatataataattgataaaatattaaaaagagatgaatcaaaataatttggaaaattgaaagtagattgagaaattaaaataaaaaagaaaattatggaaTCCTTGATTTTTAGAGGCTTGTGGCAAGCTTATCTCACCTGGTCTTTGGTGTTTGCACCATATAGTCTTCCTTGATTCTATATCCTATGATTTTAGGCTTCAACCAAAATCACAAactagataaaattaaattaaatatttctcCTATCACATGCAATCAAGTTGACTGGGTTTGagtttatctaattggataaattGAATTTCATACTTTCTTACATACAACCTCAACTGTCAAGATTATTTTACTTAGGTTCCtaagtatcataaaatgtaCTTTTAGGTCCAAAGTCTATTCTAAGGCTGTAAATCATCTATCTAGAATCCATATCAAATCTAACTTGGTTAATCCTACGCCTCCAAAGTTCAATCAACTTCTTTTGTGTTTGACCCATAGGCTCTCTACTAAGTTGGTAGTGATCAAACTTATATTGGCTTTTTGATATAGGAACTATCTAGACGTAGGCTAAGATTGATTTCTAACAAGACATCATGACCATTCGATTGGTGGAGGGTTAACATTT
It contains:
- the LOC123216483 gene encoding transcription factor HEC3-like — encoded protein: MDMNQTRLGNHVWEVEIGNIKDQILPDTISGFNSLLPSYNFDLQTPQITFSSALNHPFPSSNFFIEQIQHQQEVEEEEEPEEELGAMKEMMYRIAAMQQVDIDPSTIQKPKRRNIRISNDPQSVAARHRRERISEKMRILQRLVPGGTKMDTASMLDEAISYVKFLKRQIQLLQSNNNQQNISTQTPRLVDRQLSHPKTTTSNPLASSTTTISHHQQQLGPKVTSQDGKLVSSVSGKTID